In Candidatus Omnitrophota bacterium, a single genomic region encodes these proteins:
- the maf gene encoding septum formation protein Maf codes for MKKVILASASKRRSDILDSCGIEHIIVISDIEEKTGKGKNVSDTVLTNAARKTEKVSREAEKAVVIGADTLVVHGEEVLGKPQDENAARRMLSKFSGTEVEVYTGLCVIDTDTGKKAKGFEKSSLEVVPLSGEQVERYFRLLGPYDKAGGFTIEGIGSLIFDNIKGSFYNILGLPMIKLKEMFKELGLDILDFVKT; via the coding sequence ATGAAAAAGGTAATACTGGCTTCGGCTTCAAAAAGAAGGTCCGATATTCTCGATTCCTGCGGGATCGAACACATTATCGTTATAAGTGATATTGAAGAAAAGACCGGCAAGGGAAAGAACGTATCGGATACGGTCCTTACTAATGCCGCAAGAAAAACGGAAAAGGTCTCGCGCGAGGCCGAGAAGGCAGTGGTGATAGGCGCTGATACTCTTGTCGTGCACGGTGAGGAAGTCCTGGGAAAACCGCAGGATGAGAACGCCGCGCGCCGGATGCTTAGCAAGTTCTCCGGTACCGAGGTTGAAGTTTATACGGGTCTCTGCGTTATAGACACTGATACCGGCAAGAAAGCCAAGGGCTTCGAAAAGAGCTCTCTTGAGGTAGTGCCGCTGTCCGGGGAGCAGGTGGAGAGATATTTCAGGCTGCTAGGGCCTTATGACAAGGCGGGCGGCTTTACCATCGAGGGTATTGGTTCTCTGATTTTTGATAACATAAAAGGATCCTTTTACAATATCCTGGGCCTGCCTATGATCAAGCTTAAGGAGATGTTCAAGGAGCTGGGCCTTGATATACTGGATTTCGTGAAAACATGA
- a CDS encoding radical SAM protein, with translation MKKYYVIPFFIPFRGCPNKCVFCDQNRITGEKMPAPGEISEKMEKYLHTMPISGVHIEAGFFGGSFTGLSRRMQTEYLSPLGPYLKKDRIHGIRLSTRPDMVDEETVVFLKDKGVTCVELGVQSMCEGVLSLSRRGHTPLDTERASRLVLRHGLMLGHQMMVGLPGSSREKELYTAERIKQLGASQVRIYPLLVIKGTELEKMWKSGEYTALGLEEAAERAALLISFFESSGVKVIRCGLHPSPGLISGEEYLAGPFHPSFGQMARRRAKELVCRDADRSR, from the coding sequence ATGAAAAAGTATTACGTTATACCTTTTTTTATACCGTTCAGGGGCTGCCCCAATAAATGCGTTTTCTGTGACCAGAACAGGATAACCGGCGAAAAGATGCCCGCTCCCGGTGAGATCTCCGAAAAGATGGAAAAATATCTTCACACCATGCCGATTTCGGGTGTTCATATTGAAGCCGGATTTTTCGGCGGGAGTTTTACCGGGCTATCGCGGAGAATGCAGACGGAATATCTTTCCCCGCTCGGGCCATATCTTAAAAAAGACCGTATACACGGCATAAGGCTTTCGACGCGACCCGATATGGTGGACGAGGAGACGGTGGTCTTCCTCAAGGACAAGGGTGTTACCTGCGTGGAGCTTGGCGTACAGTCGATGTGCGAGGGAGTTCTTTCATTGTCCCGCCGGGGACATACCCCCCTGGATACAGAGAGAGCCTCTCGACTGGTCCTCAGGCACGGTCTTATGCTCGGACACCAGATGATGGTGGGGCTTCCCGGAAGCAGTAGGGAGAAAGAGCTCTATACCGCCGAACGCATAAAACAGCTCGGTGCCTCTCAGGTCAGGATATACCCGCTTTTGGTGATAAAGGGCACAGAACTGGAGAAGATGTGGAAAAGTGGTGAATATACCGCTCTCGGGCTTGAAGAAGCCGCAGAAAGAGCGGCGCTTCTGATCTCGTTTTTTGAATCAAGCGGGGTAAAGGTCATTCGCTGCGGGCTGCATCCTTCCCCGGGGCTTATATCGGGCGAGGAATATCTTGCCGGACCATTTCATCCATCCTTCGGGCAGATGGCAAGGCGCAGAGCAAAGGAACTTGTTTGCAGAGATGCTGATCGTTCACGATAA